A stretch of Corallococcus soli DNA encodes these proteins:
- a CDS encoding WD40/YVTN/BNR-like repeat-containing protein, whose translation MMTGAVWLATWLALGSADMRWEPQVSGTTVRLRGVSAVDARVAWASGDKGTFVRTTDGGKTWKAATVPGAEGLDFRDVDAFSERTAYLLSIGAGDKSRIYKTTDGGATWKLQFTNAVPGAFFDGMAFWDEQHGIAFSDPVDGHFVVITTEDGGATWKPVRKEALPPALPGEAGFAASGTSIAVQGTSHVWFGLGGSAARVLYSADRGQNWNIATTPLATGEGAGVFSLLFWSPKAGMAVGGNYKKPEETAGTAAVTLDGGKSWSVPSGTSLKGYRSCVASLMHARRPTFVAVGPTGSDISVNGGRTWEPLDATGFHAVSSPRRKQDTAYAVGEEGRIARLVPASPVEPKQAPKKP comes from the coding sequence ATGATGACCGGAGCGGTGTGGTTGGCGACATGGCTGGCGCTGGGCAGCGCGGACATGCGGTGGGAGCCCCAGGTGAGCGGGACGACGGTGCGGCTGCGCGGGGTCAGCGCGGTGGATGCGCGCGTGGCCTGGGCCAGCGGGGACAAGGGCACCTTCGTGCGCACCACGGACGGCGGGAAGACGTGGAAGGCGGCCACCGTGCCGGGCGCGGAGGGGCTCGACTTCCGAGACGTGGATGCCTTCAGCGAGCGCACCGCGTACCTGCTGTCCATCGGCGCGGGCGACAAGTCGCGCATCTACAAGACGACGGACGGGGGCGCGACGTGGAAGCTCCAGTTCACCAACGCCGTGCCGGGCGCGTTCTTCGACGGCATGGCCTTCTGGGATGAGCAGCACGGCATCGCGTTCAGCGACCCGGTGGACGGACACTTCGTCGTCATCACCACCGAGGATGGCGGCGCGACGTGGAAGCCCGTGAGGAAGGAAGCGCTGCCGCCCGCGCTCCCGGGTGAGGCGGGCTTCGCCGCCAGCGGCACGAGCATCGCGGTGCAGGGCACGTCCCACGTCTGGTTCGGGCTGGGGGGCTCCGCGGCGCGCGTGCTGTATTCAGCGGACCGGGGCCAGAACTGGAACATCGCCACGACGCCGCTGGCCACCGGGGAAGGCGCGGGCGTCTTCTCGCTCCTCTTCTGGAGCCCGAAGGCGGGCATGGCGGTGGGCGGCAACTACAAGAAGCCAGAGGAGACCGCGGGCACCGCGGCCGTCACGCTCGACGGCGGAAAGAGCTGGAGCGTGCCTTCGGGGACTTCACTGAAGGGCTACCGCTCCTGCGTGGCGTCGTTGATGCACGCCAGGCGGCCGACGTTCGTGGCCGTGGGCCCCACGGGTTCGGACATTTCGGTGAATGGAGGCAGGACGTGGGAGCCGCTGGACGCCACCGGCTTCCATGCCGTGTCCTCACCGCGGCGCAAGCAGGACACGGCCTATGCGGTAGGTGAAGAGGGCCGCATCGCCCGGCTGGTGCCGGCATCCCCGGTGGAGCCGAAGCAGGCTCCGAAGAAGCCGTAG
- a CDS encoding MarR family winged helix-turn-helix transcriptional regulator, protein MNGLGEGHSEQAGRPPEARTPVSEEGEVGLAQQAWTLLFELLHTHMRNFPALAAEFDLSPVQAHVLRQLGEGALAMSTLATYLSCDASNVTGLVDRLEARKLVERRSSEQDRRVKMLVLTEAGAELRGRLMARMASPPPFIAAMPEEDLAALGDIMRRALKTQ, encoded by the coding sequence ATGAACGGTCTTGGCGAAGGTCACAGCGAGCAGGCAGGGCGTCCGCCGGAGGCCCGCACCCCGGTGTCGGAAGAAGGGGAGGTGGGGCTGGCGCAGCAGGCGTGGACGCTGCTGTTCGAGCTGCTCCACACGCACATGCGCAACTTCCCCGCGTTGGCGGCGGAGTTCGACTTGTCACCGGTGCAGGCCCACGTCCTGCGGCAGCTGGGGGAAGGCGCGCTCGCGATGAGCACGCTCGCCACCTACCTGTCGTGTGACGCGTCCAACGTGACGGGGCTGGTGGACCGGCTGGAGGCGCGCAAGCTGGTGGAGCGGCGCAGCAGCGAACAGGACCGGCGGGTGAAGATGCTGGTGCTGACGGAGGCCGGCGCGGAGCTGCGCGGCCGGCTGATGGCGCGGATGGCGTCACCTCCGCCCTTCATCGCCGCCATGCCGGAAGAGGACCTGGCGGCGCTGGGCGACATCATGCGCCGCGCGCTCAAGACGCAGTAG
- a CDS encoding ROK family protein codes for MPTLGIDLGGTSVRAAVVDAKGKVLSSAKVAVTDRKPQGVVETIAQAADEALKRSGVKVDGCGVGAAGQIHKDSGVISVAPNLGWRNVPLGDLLQKRLGFGVKVVNDLSAAAWGELQAGAGRGAQDMLVVFVGSGVGSAIIADGRLVQGGGGVAGELGHIKVVPGGRLCGCGEHGCLEAYVGGHNLIAQTKELLASGRSRILESLIADSDPDSITPVTLEKAADAGDAEAKELHERASRFLAIAVANQVTVLNPSRLLLGGGVLTYCPGIRQRVLDGVQMWASQTSREGLLVADAELGDDSGIIGAALLVA; via the coding sequence ATGCCGACGCTGGGAATCGACCTGGGCGGGACGTCCGTCCGGGCCGCGGTGGTGGACGCGAAGGGCAAGGTGCTTTCGAGCGCCAAGGTGGCGGTGACGGACCGCAAGCCACAGGGCGTGGTGGAGACCATCGCCCAGGCGGCGGACGAAGCGCTGAAGCGCTCCGGCGTGAAGGTGGACGGCTGCGGCGTGGGCGCGGCCGGGCAGATCCACAAGGACTCCGGCGTCATCTCCGTGGCGCCCAACCTGGGCTGGCGCAACGTTCCCCTGGGCGACCTGCTCCAGAAGCGGCTGGGCTTCGGGGTGAAGGTGGTGAACGACCTGTCCGCCGCGGCGTGGGGTGAGCTGCAAGCGGGCGCGGGTCGCGGGGCGCAGGACATGCTGGTGGTGTTCGTGGGCTCCGGCGTGGGCAGCGCCATCATCGCGGACGGGCGGCTGGTGCAGGGCGGCGGCGGCGTGGCCGGTGAGCTGGGCCACATCAAGGTGGTGCCCGGCGGCCGGCTGTGCGGCTGCGGTGAGCACGGCTGCCTGGAGGCGTACGTGGGCGGCCACAACCTCATCGCACAGACGAAGGAGCTGCTGGCGTCGGGGCGCTCGCGCATCCTGGAGTCGCTCATCGCGGACAGCGACCCGGACAGCATTACGCCGGTGACGCTGGAGAAGGCGGCGGACGCGGGCGACGCGGAGGCGAAGGAACTCCACGAGCGCGCCTCCCGCTTCCTGGCCATCGCGGTGGCCAACCAGGTGACGGTGCTGAATCCGTCGCGGCTGCTGCTGGGCGGCGGCGTGCTGACGTACTGCCCGGGCATCCGGCAGCGCGTGCTGGACGGCGTGCAGATGTGGGCGTCGCAGACGTCGCGCGAGGGCCTGCTCGTCGCCGACGCGGAGCTGGGCGACGACAGCGGCATCATCGGAGCGGCGCTGCTGGTCGCGTGA
- a CDS encoding DUF547 domain-containing protein encodes MSAPVPFRRRAICLFGVALAVLAVLVAGAVLYVRGALPAAVPVAAGPFTYTPYASALDRVRPSGDLDFAGLQQDRAALEQFVASLASVSPRLRPELFPTQEDGLAYWLNAYNALVLLQLVERHPEGVSSMGFGRFYWGRAWPVGGERLTLWALEQRILDEYADPRVHFALFQGTRGGPSLDGAPYQPEFLDAQLNDASRRFMGNPRHVRLAGDTVHLARLFEAHQQDFLAALPEGRGGNVLQFVWAFLPDTCEERPGCDTRGDLDRACGPRLDRCRVTFMPEDLTLPDAAVPPPR; translated from the coding sequence GTGAGCGCTCCCGTTCCCTTCCGCCGCCGGGCCATCTGTCTCTTCGGCGTGGCCCTGGCCGTGCTGGCGGTGCTCGTCGCGGGGGCGGTGTTGTACGTGCGCGGCGCACTCCCGGCGGCCGTGCCCGTGGCGGCCGGGCCCTTCACCTACACCCCCTACGCGAGCGCCCTGGACCGCGTGCGTCCCAGCGGGGACCTGGACTTCGCCGGGCTCCAGCAGGACCGCGCGGCGCTGGAGCAATTCGTGGCGTCGCTCGCGTCGGTGTCGCCGCGCCTGCGGCCGGAGCTGTTCCCCACGCAGGAGGACGGGCTCGCGTACTGGCTCAACGCGTACAACGCCCTGGTGCTCCTGCAGCTCGTGGAGCGGCATCCGGAGGGCGTCTCGTCCATGGGGTTCGGGCGCTTCTACTGGGGCCGCGCGTGGCCGGTGGGCGGCGAGCGGCTGACGTTGTGGGCGCTGGAGCAGCGCATCCTGGATGAGTACGCCGACCCGCGCGTGCACTTCGCCCTCTTCCAGGGGACGCGCGGCGGGCCCTCGCTGGACGGCGCGCCCTACCAGCCGGAGTTCCTGGACGCGCAGCTCAACGACGCCAGCCGCCGCTTCATGGGCAACCCGCGCCACGTGCGGCTGGCGGGTGACACCGTGCACCTGGCGCGCCTGTTTGAAGCGCACCAGCAGGACTTCCTCGCCGCGCTGCCGGAGGGCCGGGGCGGCAACGTGCTCCAGTTCGTCTGGGCCTTCCTGCCGGACACCTGCGAGGAGCGCCCCGGCTGTGACACGCGCGGCGACCTGGACCGCGCCTGCGGGCCCCGGCTGGACAGGTGCCGCGTCACGTTCATGCCCGAGGACCTCACCCTGCCCGACGCCGCGGTGCCTCCGCCCCGCTAG
- a CDS encoding TolC family protein yields MSTLLALSLSAALAAAPVLSLDEALESARQQNLDLKIAQERFEQASLATRRAWAGYLPNISVGASITRNNVAAVIPAGPIAPVDIVIQPLIQQGAQAEVRQAIIAPQLWAGIAASYKAVKLAELNTQTARRQVLFGVAQAYYGAAAQQEALRAQERLLELTQAREKDTQARVDAGTVTRVALLRAQLDRSRAEQDLVRAKNALAGLKLALGTLIQRDPDFDLAPPPEPQVPAQASPDDLVNQALQERSDVQASEVGLKLSRINKTGVLLSYLPTLGVTGAYRIANAAGFTGQNETWAITFGASWTLFDGGLREANLSEASSRVREATVSQQLAQARVKEEVRRSKLDLENALANRSKAEEALGLARESNRLTDVSFQAGMATYLEVADANTSLTNAEVGFVSERLQASLAALRLLNAMGSFESGSVRKDAAALGAQPGVSAQPGQQQAPAQQQPEQQPAPVQQQPAPQP; encoded by the coding sequence ATGAGTACCCTTCTGGCGCTTTCCCTGTCGGCCGCCCTGGCCGCGGCGCCTGTACTGTCGCTGGACGAGGCATTGGAGTCCGCCCGTCAGCAGAACCTCGATTTGAAGATCGCCCAGGAGCGCTTCGAGCAGGCCTCGCTCGCGACGCGCAGGGCCTGGGCCGGCTACCTGCCCAACATCAGCGTGGGTGCGTCCATCACGCGCAACAACGTGGCGGCCGTCATCCCGGCGGGCCCCATCGCCCCGGTAGACATCGTCATCCAGCCGCTCATCCAGCAGGGCGCGCAGGCGGAGGTGCGCCAGGCCATCATCGCGCCCCAGCTGTGGGCGGGTATCGCGGCCTCGTACAAGGCGGTGAAGCTGGCGGAGCTCAACACGCAGACGGCGCGCCGGCAGGTGCTCTTCGGCGTGGCGCAGGCCTACTACGGCGCCGCCGCGCAGCAGGAGGCGCTGCGGGCCCAGGAGCGCCTGCTGGAGCTGACCCAGGCGCGGGAGAAGGACACCCAGGCCCGGGTCGACGCGGGCACGGTGACGCGCGTGGCGCTCTTGCGTGCGCAGCTGGATCGCTCGCGCGCGGAGCAGGACCTGGTGCGCGCGAAGAACGCGCTCGCGGGCCTGAAGCTGGCGCTGGGCACGCTCATCCAGCGCGACCCGGACTTCGACCTGGCCCCGCCGCCGGAGCCGCAGGTGCCCGCGCAGGCGTCGCCGGACGACCTGGTGAATCAGGCGCTCCAGGAGCGCTCGGACGTGCAGGCCTCCGAGGTCGGCCTGAAGCTGTCGCGCATCAACAAGACGGGCGTGCTGCTGAGCTACCTGCCCACGCTGGGCGTCACGGGCGCGTACCGCATCGCGAACGCGGCGGGCTTCACGGGCCAGAACGAGACGTGGGCCATCACCTTCGGCGCCAGCTGGACGCTGTTCGACGGCGGCCTGCGCGAGGCGAACCTCTCCGAGGCGTCGTCGCGCGTGCGTGAGGCCACGGTGAGCCAGCAGCTGGCCCAGGCCCGCGTGAAGGAGGAGGTGCGTCGCTCCAAGCTGGACCTGGAGAACGCGCTCGCCAACCGCTCCAAGGCCGAGGAGGCCCTGGGTCTGGCGCGCGAGTCCAACCGCCTCACCGACGTGAGCTTCCAGGCGGGCATGGCCACGTACCTGGAGGTCGCGGACGCCAACACGTCGCTCACCAACGCGGAGGTCGGCTTCGTGTCCGAGCGCCTCCAGGCGTCCCTGGCCGCGCTGCGCCTGCTCAACGCCATGGGCTCGTTCGAGTCCGGTTCGGTGCGCAAGGACGCGGCGGCCCTGGGCGCCCAGCCCGGCGTGTCGGCGCAGCCCGGGCAGCAGCAGGCCCCGGCGCAGCAGCAGCCGGAGCAGCAGCCGGCCCCGGTGCAGCAGCAGCCCGCGCCCCAGCCGTAG
- a CDS encoding DUF4135 domain-containing protein — translation MYDTEIDQALTQAAVALRRARHGGLFVPDPVPPHPWMRAALRMLVDRITGYQYGPYFGSSLLPLLLSSNFLTRAAVDLFGPCTCAHLLATVDGDTSVLANLRAYRLSRAAWGLGRGLVGTVKTLTVTRAERVWRLIDQVVQAHVTFGADLLSRLAWDRDLLRRAFGITGTLNTLHVTGSDPHRGGHRVVLLRYSDGRGVVYKPSDLTFQLMLMGDRRSYELSRTHHPALSPYTDSLFAALDPDLPAIRIIAFPHSRGEYGYMQRIEKTPVIPDADQGMYFRKLGRLVAVAALFGITDLHEENVMATADGPYLIDAEMAFCYPGVNTNLINHCALQRVLHITPEEFSNVGGVFTARYENNAWEINKLSAPYDAQELNAGFKATALGGAWVSGRTYPNVLLHGIREEVDRIALRLGHVHRWIAQAYAVKPAARVLLSTTVMCGLHVEGVRMLLEGTLPTDAQAPNLSFNDWLTWYGGKHNAVPAALVEPHSRQSLLDPTRVQGVTYTTASAGGASAANLVEVWNTMNGLSTPMGVTQFKTRLKTALEQTLRCGPLA, via the coding sequence ATGTACGACACCGAGATCGACCAAGCCCTGACCCAGGCTGCCGTTGCCCTGAGGCGCGCGAGGCATGGTGGACTCTTCGTGCCGGACCCGGTGCCGCCGCATCCGTGGATGCGCGCGGCGCTCCGCATGCTGGTGGACCGGATCACCGGCTACCAGTACGGCCCCTATTTCGGCAGCAGCCTCCTGCCGCTGCTGCTGTCCTCGAACTTCCTCACCCGGGCGGCGGTGGACCTGTTCGGTCCCTGCACGTGCGCGCACCTCCTGGCGACGGTGGACGGAGACACGAGCGTGCTGGCGAACCTCCGCGCCTACCGGTTGAGCCGGGCCGCATGGGGCCTGGGCCGCGGCCTGGTGGGCACGGTGAAGACGCTCACGGTCACGCGCGCGGAGCGCGTCTGGCGGTTGATTGATCAGGTCGTGCAGGCGCACGTGACGTTCGGGGCGGACCTGCTCAGCCGGCTCGCCTGGGACCGCGACCTGTTGAGACGGGCGTTTGGCATCACGGGGACCTTGAACACCCTGCACGTCACGGGAAGCGACCCCCACCGGGGTGGGCACCGCGTCGTCCTGCTGCGGTACTCGGACGGACGGGGCGTCGTCTACAAGCCGTCGGACCTCACCTTCCAGCTCATGCTCATGGGGGACCGTCGCTCCTATGAGCTGTCTCGCACGCACCACCCAGCGCTATCGCCCTACACCGACAGCCTCTTCGCGGCGCTCGACCCGGACCTCCCGGCCATCCGCATCATCGCGTTCCCGCACAGCCGGGGCGAATACGGCTACATGCAGCGCATCGAGAAGACCCCCGTGATTCCGGACGCCGACCAGGGGATGTACTTCCGGAAGCTGGGCCGGCTCGTCGCGGTGGCGGCGCTGTTCGGCATCACGGACCTCCACGAGGAGAACGTGATGGCCACGGCGGATGGCCCCTACCTCATCGATGCGGAGATGGCGTTCTGCTACCCGGGCGTGAACACGAACCTGATCAACCACTGCGCGCTGCAACGGGTGCTCCACATCACTCCGGAGGAGTTCAGCAACGTCGGGGGCGTCTTCACGGCCCGGTACGAAAACAACGCCTGGGAGATCAACAAGCTGTCCGCCCCCTACGACGCCCAGGAGCTCAACGCCGGCTTCAAGGCCACGGCCCTGGGGGGCGCGTGGGTCAGCGGGCGCACGTACCCGAACGTCCTCCTGCATGGCATCCGCGAGGAGGTGGACCGTATCGCCCTGCGCCTCGGGCACGTCCATCGGTGGATCGCCCAGGCCTACGCGGTCAAGCCCGCCGCACGGGTCCTGCTCAGCACGACCGTGATGTGCGGCCTGCACGTCGAAGGCGTGAGGATGCTCCTCGAAGGAACCCTTCCCACGGATGCCCAGGCGCCCAACCTGTCCTTCAATGATTGGCTGACGTGGTACGGCGGCAAGCACAACGCGGTCCCCGCGGCCCTGGTCGAACCCCACAGCCGGCAGTCGCTCCTCGACCCGACGCGGGTGCAGGGCGTCACCTATACGACCGCGTCCGCCGGGGGAGCCTCGGCCGCGAACCTGGTGGAGGTCTGGAACACGATGAACGGCCTGAGCACCCCCATGGGCGTCACCCAGTTCAAGACGCGGCTCAAGACGGCGCTGGAGCAGACGCTCCGGTGCGGCCCGCTCGCCTGA
- a CDS encoding Rieske 2Fe-2S domain-containing protein, with protein sequence MLPSRLLRQHPVRVELAGHAYALFRDATGQAAALSDACPHRFAPLSKGTVTKEGQLQCPYHGWRFDARGHGTNPSQPELRHCEARSFQVVERHGYLWLAHANTPVSAMPRLAGDDYVFGGTFSTLFQAPLHVTLDNFSEDEHTPYVHTRLGWNGAQAGAVEFEAHNHEDHTEVHYRAPQRPAPIMRLLLVGPGDFFHNDWVTRFDPVRSIYTIHWKSADGAPRPFITQAHIFFVPETARTTRLHVFSFLRTSMPLLKPLLPLAAKAALGLTWWEVRDDARFIPTVADTPYSHKGMRLDRYDKPLVHQRKLMERIYYAREPEAVPRVIHEATGT encoded by the coding sequence GTGCTCCCCTCCCGTCTGCTCCGCCAGCACCCCGTGCGGGTGGAGCTGGCGGGCCATGCCTATGCGCTCTTCCGGGATGCCACGGGCCAGGCCGCGGCGCTGTCCGACGCGTGTCCCCACCGCTTCGCGCCGCTGTCGAAGGGGACGGTGACGAAGGAGGGCCAGCTCCAGTGCCCGTACCACGGCTGGCGCTTCGACGCGCGCGGCCACGGCACCAACCCCAGCCAGCCGGAGCTGCGCCACTGCGAGGCGCGCAGCTTCCAGGTGGTGGAGCGCCATGGATACCTGTGGCTCGCGCACGCGAACACGCCCGTGTCCGCGATGCCGCGGCTGGCGGGCGACGACTACGTCTTCGGGGGGACCTTCTCCACGCTGTTCCAGGCGCCGCTGCACGTGACGCTCGACAACTTCAGCGAGGACGAACACACGCCCTACGTCCACACGCGGCTGGGGTGGAACGGCGCGCAGGCCGGCGCGGTGGAGTTCGAGGCGCACAACCACGAGGACCACACGGAGGTGCACTACCGCGCCCCGCAGCGGCCCGCGCCCATCATGCGCCTGCTCCTGGTGGGCCCCGGGGACTTCTTCCACAACGACTGGGTGACGCGCTTCGACCCGGTGCGCAGCATCTACACCATCCACTGGAAGTCCGCGGACGGCGCGCCACGTCCCTTCATCACGCAGGCGCACATCTTCTTCGTGCCGGAGACGGCGCGCACCACGCGCCTGCACGTCTTCTCCTTCCTGCGCACGTCCATGCCGCTGCTGAAGCCGCTGCTGCCCCTGGCGGCGAAGGCCGCGCTGGGCCTCACCTGGTGGGAGGTGCGCGATGACGCGCGCTTCATCCCCACCGTGGCGGACACGCCCTACAGCCACAAGGGCATGCGGTTGGACCGGTACGACAAGCCGCTGGTGCACCAGCGCAAGCTCATGGAGCGCATCTACTACGCGCGCGAGCCGGAGGCCGTGCCCCGGGTCATCCATGAGGCCACGGGCACGTAG